The DNA window GGCTCAGTCGGCGGATGAGGGCCGGACGGTCGAACTGACGCGAGGTTGACCACTGGCCGATCCCGGCAGAGCCTGAAAGCGAGCCGTGAAAATTCCTCCAAAACGCAACAGCTGGGTCAGCCGCGGGACCGCGGATGCCCCGTCGCGTCCGGCGTATGAGACCGGTTTTCAAGAGGACGTCTTCCGATCGCTCGATGGCGAGGTGCCGGGGAGCGAACCGGATTTCGACATCGGCATGGTCGCCGAATTGCTCGTCCAGAAGCTCGGACCGGAGAAGGTCTCGATGCGCAGCGACGACATCGAAGTCCATTCGACCGACAAGTGGTACGCCAGCCACCCGCCCGATCTCGTCGTCTTCGCCGAGTCGACCGAAGACGTGTCGAACACGCTTGAGCTCGCACATCGCCACAAGATCCCCGTCACCACGCGGGGAGCGGGAGTCGGCTACGTCGGCGGCTGCGTCCCGATGAAGGGCGGGATCGCCCTGTCGCTGGCGCGCATGAACCGGATCCTCGAACTCAACCCGGAAGACGGGGTGGCCGTGGTGCAACCCGGAGTCATCACCGGCGACTTGCAGACAGCAGCCCAGTCACTCGGCTGGGACTACCCGCCGGATCCGGCATCGCTGAAGGAATGCTCGATCGGCGGCAACATCGCCACCAACGCGGGCGGACCCCGCTGCCTGAAGTACGGCGTCACCCGTAACTACGTGCTCGGCCTGCAGGTCGTGCTGCCCGACGGCCGGGTTTTCAAATGTGGCGGGCGGGTCCACAAGAACAAGACCGGCTTTGACCTCGTCGGGCTCTTCGTCGGTTCGGAAGGCATGCTCGGTGTGGTCACCGCGGCAACCCTGCGCCTCATTCCGAAGCCTCCCGCGCGGGCGATGCTCGCCGCGGTCTTTCCCGAGTTCCGGATGGCGGCGGCGGCCGTCCAGTCGATCCTCGACGCCGGACACCTGCCGTCGGCGCTCGAAATTACCGACGACTTCACGCTACGCGCCGCCCGCAACCGGCTCGGCCCGGAGGCCTTGCCCGACGGCCAGGCCCACCTGATTGTCGAAATCGACGGCCGGCCCCGCGCGGTTGACTATGAGATCGACGAACTCGAGGCCCGCCTCGGCAAGCTCGGCTCCACCCGCATCGACCGCGCCGAGGACGAACCTTCATGCGAAGCGATCTGGAAACTCCGGCGCGAGTTTTCCTACTCCCTCCGCGATACCGGTCTGACGAAGCTGAACGAGGATATCGTCGTGCCGCGGTCGAAACTTGTCGAGTTGGTCGAGTTCGCCCGTCGCCTTGAAGAGATGACCGGTATCCCGGTGGCATGCTTCGGTCATGCCGGCGACGGCAACATCCACACCAACCTGATGGTGGCCAATTACGATGACCCTGAAGTCCGCGCCGATGCCGACAGGGCCCTCGACCAGCTCTTCACCTGGGTGCTCGAGAACGGTGGTGCCATTACCGGCGAACACGGCGTCGGTCTCGCGAAAAAACGCTGGATCGAAGCCGCGCTCGGCGACGTGAATCTCGACGTCCACCGCGCCGTCAAAAACGCCCTCGACCCCTCCGGCCGCCTCAACCCGGGCAAGTTTCTGGATTGATTCGCGGGCATCCTGCCCAATGGTTTCGGGGCGGTGTCTTGACGGGATGGAAAAAACTCCCTGTACCCGAGACGCATACCGGTTAGAAACCCACACGTTCCCCTCTTCTGCTCCGCGGTCGCCCTCGCAATGAAATCCCTGATGTCCGTCCTCACCGCCCTGATGGGCACCCGGGCGAGCCGCACCAACCTGATGGTCCTCGTTCGGCTGACCGCCGTGCTGATCGGGCTGATCACCACCTACAGCATCGTCTTCCACGTGCTGATGGAGCGCGAAGGCCAGCACCACTCCTGGGTGACGGGCTTCTATTGGACTCTCACGGTCATGTCGACGCTCGGCTTCGGGGACATCACCTTCGAATCCGACGCCGGCAGACTCTTTTCCATCATCGTCCTCGTCACAGGCGTTCTGTTCCTGCTGGTGCTGCTGCCCTTCACCTTCATCGAGTTCTTCTACGCACCGTGGATGAAGGCCCAGGAGAAGGCCAAAGCCCCGCTGAAGGTTCCCTCGGGCACCGAAGGGCACATCATCTTCACCCACTATGGCCCGGTCGCCTCGATGCTGTCGCGCATGTTGGAGGAATACGCCTACCCGTGGTTTGTGGTCGTTCCCACGCTCGAACAGGCGCTCGACCTGCGCGACCGCGGCGTGCCCGTGG is part of the Haloferula helveola genome and encodes:
- a CDS encoding FAD-binding oxidoreductase — protein: MVAELLVQKLGPEKVSMRSDDIEVHSTDKWYASHPPDLVVFAESTEDVSNTLELAHRHKIPVTTRGAGVGYVGGCVPMKGGIALSLARMNRILELNPEDGVAVVQPGVITGDLQTAAQSLGWDYPPDPASLKECSIGGNIATNAGGPRCLKYGVTRNYVLGLQVVLPDGRVFKCGGRVHKNKTGFDLVGLFVGSEGMLGVVTAATLRLIPKPPARAMLAAVFPEFRMAAAAVQSILDAGHLPSALEITDDFTLRAARNRLGPEALPDGQAHLIVEIDGRPRAVDYEIDELEARLGKLGSTRIDRAEDEPSCEAIWKLRREFSYSLRDTGLTKLNEDIVVPRSKLVELVEFARRLEEMTGIPVACFGHAGDGNIHTNLMVANYDDPEVRADADRALDQLFTWVLENGGAITGEHGVGLAKKRWIEAALGDVNLDVHRAVKNALDPSGRLNPGKFLD